From the Osmerus eperlanus chromosome 21, fOsmEpe2.1, whole genome shotgun sequence genome, one window contains:
- the LOC134007941 gene encoding gamma-glutamylaminecyclotransferase-like isoform X1: protein MNVLRAVAQLNVLLTSLSSVQMTPIFVYGTLKKGQPNYFRMLDKSNGAAEFVANAHTLERYPLVIAGEHNIPFLLNIPGEGQRVKGEVYNVDPQMLEFLDRFEGCPTMYQRTPVKLEVDEWVGQGEKSLSGGSTIEAFVYSTTAYQPDWPKLPNYESFDAYGDHGLVYVDREAR, encoded by the exons ATGAACGTACTGCGTGCCGTCGCTCAGTTGAATGTGTTATTG ACTTCCCTATCCTCAGTCCAGATGACACCTATCTTTGTGTACGGTACGTTGAAGAAGGGTCAACCCAACTACTTCAGAATGCTGGACAAGTCTAACGGGGCAGCGGAATTTGTTGCAAATGCTCACACCTTGGAGAGGTACCCTCTGGTGATCGCTGGAGAACACAACATCCCATTCCTCCTCAATATTCCTGGAGAGGGCCAGCGGGTGAAAGGAGAAGTCTACAATGTTGACCCTCAAATGCTTGAGTTTCTGGACAGGTTTGAGGGCTGCCCAACCATGTACCAGAGGACCCCAGTAAAGCTTGAGGTGGACGAGTGGGTCGGACAGGGAGAGAAGAGCCTTTCTGGAGGAAGCACCATTGAGGCATTTGTCTACAGCACTACCGCCTACCAACCAGACTGGCCCAAACTGCCCAACTATGAGAGCTTTGATGCCTATGGGGATCATGGACTTGTCTATGTAGACAGGGAGGCCAGATAA
- the LOC134007941 gene encoding gamma-glutamylaminecyclotransferase B-like isoform X2 yields MTPIFVYGTLKKGQPNYFRMLDKSNGAAEFVANAHTLERYPLVIAGEHNIPFLLNIPGEGQRVKGEVYNVDPQMLEFLDRFEGCPTMYQRTPVKLEVDEWVGQGEKSLSGGSTIEAFVYSTTAYQPDWPKLPNYESFDAYGDHGLVYVDREAR; encoded by the coding sequence ATGACACCTATCTTTGTGTACGGTACGTTGAAGAAGGGTCAACCCAACTACTTCAGAATGCTGGACAAGTCTAACGGGGCAGCGGAATTTGTTGCAAATGCTCACACCTTGGAGAGGTACCCTCTGGTGATCGCTGGAGAACACAACATCCCATTCCTCCTCAATATTCCTGGAGAGGGCCAGCGGGTGAAAGGAGAAGTCTACAATGTTGACCCTCAAATGCTTGAGTTTCTGGACAGGTTTGAGGGCTGCCCAACCATGTACCAGAGGACCCCAGTAAAGCTTGAGGTGGACGAGTGGGTCGGACAGGGAGAGAAGAGCCTTTCTGGAGGAAGCACCATTGAGGCATTTGTCTACAGCACTACCGCCTACCAACCAGACTGGCCCAAACTGCCCAACTATGAGAGCTTTGATGCCTATGGGGATCATGGACTTGTCTATGTAGACAGGGAGGCCAGATAA